The following coding sequences lie in one Musa acuminata AAA Group cultivar baxijiao chromosome BXJ1-8, Cavendish_Baxijiao_AAA, whole genome shotgun sequence genomic window:
- the LOC135587754 gene encoding uncharacterized protein LOC135587754: MEDSRDRKRRRDEAEEQESPEAKRLRDDLFLDILDDDAEAGDQDIASVMKSLEEEIALSSPPPPPPTRALVKTDQPDLGFLLEASDDELGLPPPVQSSSDDGGEAPAADDPAAEGVAVEGVVFGQIWGLDDDITGYYDGFDLGIGPDDRVDTTDAAEDGVFYDGGLFDYADVFCAPPDFLDLSWAPTV; encoded by the coding sequence ATGGAGGATTCGCGCGACCGCAAGAGGCGCCGCGACGAGGCGGAAGAGCAGGAGTCGCCGGAGGCCAAGCGCCTCCGAGACGATCTCTTCCTCGACATCCTCGACGATGACGCTGAAGCCGGAGACCAGGACATCGCCTCCGTCATGAAGAGCCTCGAGGAGGAGATCGCTCTCtcctccccgccgccgccgccgcccaccCGGGCATTGGTGAAGACCGACCAGCCGGATCTGGGATTCCTCCTCGAAGCCTCCGATGACGAGCTCGGACTGCCTCCGCCGGTGCAGTCCTCGTCGGACGATGGTGGTGAGGCTCCTGCGGCTGACGACCCCGCCGCGGAAGGAGTCGCGGTGGAGGGGGTCGTGTTCGGACAGATCTGGGGGTTGGACGACGATATCACCGGCTACTACGACGGGTTCGACTTGGGGATTGGGCCGGATGATAGGGTGGATACGACGGATGCGGCCGAGGATGGGGTGTTCTACGACGGAGGGCTGTTCGACTATGCCGACGTGTTCTGTGCGCCGCCCGATTTTCTGGATCTTTCGTGGGCGCCCACCGTCTGA
- the LOC135589075 gene encoding MYB-like transcription factor 4, which produces MRNPCDKRGTNRGAWSKEEDRKLIDYIRLHGEGCWRSLPKAAGLLRCGESCRLRWINYLRPDVKRSNFKEDEADLIIKLHALLGNRWSLIAGRLPGRTDNEVKNYWNSHLRKKLKSMGVDPDNHRLTQKAPLRRSRSSHSASLSTDAVTSHENMKKCSSTVLPDLNLDLTICTPSSLEGQRLERTATPTLPLFR; this is translated from the exons ATGAGGAACCCTTGCGACAAGCGCGGCACCAACAGGGGAGCCTGGTCCAAGGAGGAGGACCGGAAGCTCATCGACTACATCAGACTGCACGGGGAAGGCTGTTGGAGGTCACTCCCCAAGGCTGCAG GTCTGCTTCGGTGCGGCGAGAGTTGCAGGCTCCGGTGGATCAACTACCTTCGTCCGGACGTGAAGAGAAGCAACTTTAAAGAGGATGAAGCCGACCTCATCATCAAGCTCCACGCGTTGCTCGGCAACCG GTGGTCGTTGATAGCTGGGAGGCTGCCGGGGAGAACGGACAACGAGGTGAAGAACTACTGGAACTCCCACCTGAGGAAGAAGCTCAAGAGCATGGGTGTCGATCCTGACAACCACCGGTTGACCCAGAAGGCGCCGCTCCGTCGATCTCGGAGCTCACACAGTGCATCTCTGTCGACTGATGCCGTGACAAGCCACGAGAACATGAAGAAGTGCAGCTCCACTGTGTTGCCTGATCTCAACCTCGACCTAACGATCTGCACTCCATCCTCTCTTGAGGGACAGAGGCTTGAGAGGACTGCCACCCCGACGCTTCCTCTCTTTCGTTGA